The Bordetella sp. FB-8 genome includes a window with the following:
- a CDS encoding TraR/DksA family transcriptional regulator, whose protein sequence is MRNQPMPAYRARPPTMPPTLGELMKSPPKDYMSVRQLAFFENLLIKTKAEFLESTQAIRVGLRDDEAHADPTDCACVEEEHAMATLLCSREFHRMREIDSAINRIHNRSYGWCRDSGEPIGLGRLLACPTAVFCIQAQALHEHASNPNRTKQN, encoded by the coding sequence CGGGCTCGCCCTCCCACCATGCCGCCGACGCTGGGCGAACTGATGAAGTCGCCCCCAAAAGACTATATGTCCGTCCGCCAGCTCGCGTTCTTCGAAAATCTCTTGATTAAAACCAAGGCGGAGTTTCTCGAGTCCACCCAGGCAATCCGGGTCGGCTTGCGGGACGACGAAGCCCACGCCGACCCCACTGACTGTGCTTGCGTCGAAGAAGAGCACGCAATGGCGACGCTGCTGTGCAGCCGCGAATTTCACCGGATGCGTGAAATCGACAGCGCGATCAATCGCATACACAACCGTTCGTATGGATGGTGCCGGGACAGCGGAGAACCCATAGGCCTGGGGCGCTTGCTTGCCTGCCCAACCGCGGTGTTTTGCATCCAGGCGCAGGCGCTGCATGAGCACGCCTCAAACCCAAACCGCACAAAACAAAACTAG
- a CDS encoding aldo/keto reductase, which yields MRYNLLGQTGLYVSELCFGTMTFGGQGHWANMGRLQLDDVSAQLKTAVEAGINFIDTANVYSFGESETLTGQAIKKLGLPRDEFVIATKATGPMRSDVPNAVGQSRYHLMNQVNASLKRLQLDHIDLYQLHGFDPLTPLEDVLSTLNDLVRSGKVRYIGLCNMAAWQIMKGLAISDKRGWARFESVQSYYTIAGRDLEREVLPLTRDQKLGVMVWSPLAGGLLSGKYSEDGKAPVGARRANFDFPIVDKPRAFRCIEAMRPIAQKHGVSVAQIALAWLLHQDAVSTVIIGAKTQAQLEDNIASTKVRLDADDLAALDEASKLPPEYPGWMIGFQGQYRAKAPVKE from the coding sequence ATGCGCTACAACCTACTCGGCCAGACTGGACTCTACGTTTCGGAACTGTGCTTTGGCACGATGACCTTCGGCGGCCAGGGCCACTGGGCCAATATGGGCCGCCTGCAGTTGGACGACGTGTCGGCGCAGCTGAAAACGGCCGTCGAGGCCGGCATCAACTTCATCGACACGGCCAACGTCTATTCATTCGGCGAATCCGAGACCCTCACCGGGCAAGCCATCAAGAAGCTGGGCCTGCCGCGCGATGAATTCGTCATCGCCACGAAGGCGACCGGCCCGATGCGCAGCGACGTGCCCAACGCGGTCGGCCAATCGCGCTATCACCTGATGAACCAGGTGAACGCGAGCCTGAAGCGGCTGCAGCTCGATCACATCGATCTGTATCAGCTGCACGGCTTCGATCCTCTGACGCCGCTCGAAGACGTGCTGTCGACCCTGAACGATCTGGTGCGCAGCGGCAAGGTCCGCTATATCGGCCTGTGCAATATGGCGGCCTGGCAGATCATGAAAGGGCTGGCCATTTCCGACAAGCGCGGCTGGGCGCGCTTCGAGAGCGTGCAGTCGTATTACACGATCGCCGGCCGCGACCTGGAGCGCGAAGTGCTGCCGCTGACGCGCGATCAGAAGCTGGGCGTGATGGTGTGGAGTCCGCTTGCAGGCGGCCTGCTCAGCGGCAAATACAGCGAGGACGGCAAGGCGCCGGTGGGCGCGCGCCGCGCCAATTTCGACTTTCCCATCGTCGACAAGCCGCGCGCGTTCCGCTGCATCGAGGCCATGCGCCCGATTGCGCAAAAGCATGGCGTGTCGGTGGCGCAGATCGCGCTGGCCTGGCTGCTGCACCAGGATGCGGTGAGCACGGTCATCATCGGCGCCAAGACGCAGGCGCAGCTTGAAGACAATATCGCCTCGACGAAGGTGCGCCTGGATGCCGACGACCTTGCCGCGCTGGATGAAGCGAGCAAATTGCCGCCGGAGTACCCCGGCTGGATGATCGGGTTCCAGGGGCAATACCGCGCCAAGGCGCCGGTCAAGGAATAA
- a CDS encoding IS630 family transposase has product METEDARRLSPAEQHERRRQVIRAYKRKLTKRQIARDVGLSYSATCKIIDRYNAGGMAALAPGQRGRSAGDKRALTVEQEATIGQTICDNRPEQLKMEFALWSRAAVKELIERDYQITLHLRSVGKYLARWGFTPQKPIKRAYEQSPEVVRTWLDETYPGIAERAKSEGAEIHWGDETALVNTDVRGRSYAPKGKTPVAMAVGGTRQKLSMLASVTNQGKARWMIIDGNFNHEKLIEFFEALVADTERKVFLILDNLGVHHCKPVKQWLAEHVDQMEVFYLPSYSPELNPEERLNADLKHVIRRKVPARTKAKLRAATEAHMAVIGSEPERVKAYFRDPRVKYAA; this is encoded by the coding sequence ATGGAAACCGAAGACGCCCGCCGGCTCAGCCCGGCCGAACAACACGAGCGCCGCCGCCAGGTCATTCGGGCGTACAAGCGCAAGCTCACCAAGCGGCAGATCGCGCGCGATGTGGGACTGAGTTATTCAGCCACGTGCAAGATCATCGACCGCTATAACGCTGGGGGCATGGCGGCGCTGGCGCCAGGTCAACGTGGCCGCAGCGCTGGCGACAAACGCGCACTGACCGTCGAGCAAGAAGCCACGATCGGTCAGACGATCTGCGACAACCGTCCGGAGCAGCTGAAGATGGAGTTCGCCTTGTGGAGCCGTGCCGCCGTGAAGGAGCTGATCGAGCGCGACTACCAGATCACCTTGCACCTGCGCTCGGTTGGAAAGTATCTGGCGCGCTGGGGCTTCACGCCGCAGAAGCCCATCAAGCGCGCCTATGAACAGTCGCCCGAAGTCGTGCGCACGTGGCTGGATGAAACCTATCCTGGCATCGCCGAACGCGCAAAATCAGAGGGTGCGGAGATTCACTGGGGTGATGAGACGGCGCTGGTGAACACCGATGTGCGTGGCCGCAGTTACGCCCCCAAAGGCAAGACGCCGGTAGCGATGGCAGTGGGTGGCACGCGCCAGAAGCTGTCCATGCTGGCCAGCGTGACCAACCAGGGCAAGGCGCGCTGGATGATCATCGACGGCAATTTCAATCACGAGAAGCTGATCGAGTTTTTCGAGGCCCTGGTCGCGGACACCGAGCGCAAGGTGTTTCTGATCCTGGACAACCTGGGCGTGCATCACTGCAAGCCGGTCAAGCAGTGGCTGGCCGAGCATGTCGATCAGATGGAGGTGTTCTATCTACCCAGCTACAGCCCCGAACTCAATCCGGAGGAACGTCTCAACGCCGATCTCAAACACGTTATCCGTCGCAAGGTACCGGCACGCACCAAGGCCAAACTTCGCGCCGCCACTGAAGCACATATGGCCGTGATCGGCAGCGAGCCGGAACGCGTCAAAGCCTACTTTCGCGATCCTCGTGTCAAGTACGCTGCTTGA
- a CDS encoding restriction endonuclease, SacI family: MNSFERIANRILNELWIELEAIPIDQLPVGDVSDDAYTVFENPEIGWKYSVIIQVAGKAADFSLDALCLQKGDGLLPGLWEPREFAKRVVVPWHKAIGAPLGTSGDPYVNNIFRKPRFDEAMRAARRRPVMFDTVKRLLDRVQASGSPDEVRDRLKFILAQLRRYMSGKSFEYPIPQRVGLGDTLACLLGYLDTASGGARLQAVAQGLVMALQAKGIAYERIISRHVNAADAASNSAGDVECFVGDRNIFTIEVKDRELTIAELESSIEKARLSSVQELLFFVHRRHREEPCAEEDKAQIERIVARQFALGLNIYIEKAEHFLRLTCTLLGEDGRKSFLHFVGLALGAQGADPQHRWAWSQEVRGIGAEA; the protein is encoded by the coding sequence TTGAATTCCTTTGAACGAATTGCCAATCGTATTTTGAATGAGCTATGGATCGAGTTGGAGGCGATTCCCATTGATCAACTTCCTGTGGGAGACGTTTCCGATGATGCATATACAGTTTTCGAAAACCCAGAAATTGGTTGGAAGTATTCGGTAATTATTCAGGTGGCTGGGAAGGCGGCAGACTTTTCGTTGGACGCGCTATGCCTTCAGAAGGGCGATGGATTATTACCTGGTTTATGGGAGCCGCGCGAGTTTGCAAAGCGCGTGGTTGTCCCTTGGCATAAGGCTATCGGTGCCCCGCTTGGAACGTCGGGTGATCCTTACGTCAACAACATTTTTCGCAAGCCTCGCTTCGATGAGGCGATGAGGGCCGCACGGCGTCGGCCAGTCATGTTCGATACAGTCAAGCGGCTTCTCGATAGAGTCCAGGCATCTGGTTCCCCAGATGAGGTAAGAGATAGGCTCAAGTTCATTCTGGCACAGCTTCGCCGCTATATGAGTGGCAAGTCGTTTGAGTATCCGATTCCGCAACGTGTGGGTCTAGGGGATACGCTTGCTTGCTTACTTGGCTATTTGGACACGGCTTCGGGTGGAGCGCGATTGCAGGCCGTTGCTCAAGGATTGGTTATGGCGTTGCAGGCGAAGGGTATCGCTTACGAGCGAATCATCTCACGCCATGTTAATGCAGCGGACGCGGCTTCGAACAGTGCGGGGGATGTCGAATGTTTTGTGGGAGACCGGAATATCTTCACCATTGAGGTAAAAGACCGGGAGTTAACAATCGCAGAGCTTGAGTCCAGCATTGAGAAGGCAAGGTTATCAAGTGTTCAGGAACTCCTGTTTTTTGTACATCGCAGGCATAGGGAAGAGCCATGTGCGGAAGAAGATAAGGCTCAGATCGAGCGAATTGTCGCCCGGCAGTTTGCTTTAGGACTCAATATTTATATTGAAAAGGCAGAGCATTTCCTGCGATTGACCTGCACCCTTCTCGGCGAGGACGGGCGCAAGTCTTTCCTGCACTTTGTGGGGTTGGCATTAGGTGCACAAGGAGCAGACCCTCAGCATCGGTGGGCATGGAGCCAAGAGGTGAGAGGAATCGGAGCTGAGGCTTAA
- a CDS encoding DNA cytosine methyltransferase: MENMPATKAIDLFAGAGGLSLGLKMAGWDVQVALEIDADAINTHRANMPEVRHLCDDVRDVDFAEFKNLGLVAGGPPCQPFSVSGKQLGMKDLRDMVPQFVRAVKEAKPTAFLMENVHGLTTAKFRPYLESKIRELRKLGYDVHWKVLNAADYGVPQNRLRLFIIGVPKGIPFAFPEPTHGPHSEGQVPYATVRNAIQGAPVDTPNNAKVVYCKNPILRKSPHAGMLLNGKGRPLNLDGPSHTIPASAGGNRTHILDPNGELTAYHQHLVAGGSPRVGEAKGCRRLTVRESARIQTFPDWFEFSGQRSRQYSQVGNAVPPMLAKVVGNALRLALFESHHATEEPLIV, from the coding sequence ATGGAAAACATGCCCGCCACTAAAGCTATCGACCTTTTTGCTGGCGCGGGAGGCCTCTCGCTTGGACTTAAAATGGCGGGATGGGATGTCCAAGTTGCCCTTGAAATTGATGCCGACGCGATTAATACCCATCGCGCCAACATGCCCGAAGTTCGTCACCTATGTGACGACGTTCGGGACGTTGATTTCGCTGAATTCAAGAATTTGGGGCTGGTGGCCGGCGGCCCTCCCTGTCAACCGTTCTCCGTTAGTGGCAAGCAATTAGGAATGAAAGACCTGCGAGACATGGTTCCGCAGTTCGTCCGCGCCGTAAAAGAAGCAAAGCCAACCGCCTTCCTAATGGAGAATGTCCACGGACTCACTACGGCAAAATTCAGGCCCTACCTGGAAAGCAAGATAAGGGAGCTTCGCAAGCTCGGCTATGACGTGCATTGGAAGGTTCTAAACGCCGCAGACTATGGTGTGCCTCAAAATCGGTTACGCCTCTTTATCATAGGCGTGCCCAAAGGTATTCCATTCGCATTCCCTGAGCCAACCCACGGGCCTCACAGCGAAGGACAAGTACCTTATGCAACCGTTCGGAATGCGATTCAAGGTGCACCAGTGGATACCCCGAACAATGCCAAGGTTGTTTATTGCAAAAACCCGATTCTGCGCAAAAGCCCGCATGCTGGCATGCTACTTAACGGCAAAGGGCGGCCGTTAAATCTCGATGGCCCAAGCCATACTATTCCAGCATCTGCTGGTGGCAATAGAACACATATCTTAGACCCCAACGGCGAACTCACGGCTTATCATCAGCATTTGGTCGCCGGAGGAAGCCCGCGAGTTGGAGAAGCAAAAGGCTGCCGCCGCCTTACCGTCAGAGAGTCGGCGAGAATTCAAACCTTTCCTGACTGGTTCGAATTCTCAGGGCAACGCAGTCGACAATATAGCCAAGTCGGCAATGCTGTTCCTCCCATGCTAGCCAAAGTTGTGGGTAATGCCTTGCGCTTAGCTCTTTTCGAATCACATCACGCAACTGAAGAACCCTTGATAGTTTAA
- the ychF gene encoding redox-regulated ATPase YchF, which yields MALQCGIVGLPNVGKSTLFNALTKAGIAAENYPFCTIEPNVGVVEVPDPRLAKLAQIVSPERIVPAVVEFVDIAGLVAGASQGEGLGNQFLSHIRETDAIVNVVRCFEDTNVIHVAGKVDPIADIEVISTELALADLQTIEKAIHRNNKTARSGDKEAAKLVGLLERCQTHLDAGQPIRSLGLDADELFSLKSFGFITAKPAMFVANVSDDGFQNNPLLDRLTDYANKQNAPVVAICAAIEAEIAELDDADKAAFLADMGMKEPGLDRLIRAGYGLLGLQTYFTAGVKEVRAWTVKVGATAPQAAGVIHTDFERGFIRAQTIAYDDFIAYKGEAGAKEAGKMRAEGKEYVVQDGDVMNFLFNV from the coding sequence ATGGCTCTGCAATGCGGCATCGTCGGCCTGCCCAACGTCGGCAAATCGACCCTTTTCAACGCCCTGACCAAGGCGGGCATCGCGGCCGAGAACTACCCCTTCTGCACGATCGAGCCCAATGTCGGCGTGGTCGAGGTGCCCGATCCGCGCCTGGCCAAGCTGGCCCAGATCGTCTCGCCCGAGCGCATCGTGCCCGCGGTGGTCGAGTTCGTGGACATCGCCGGCCTGGTGGCCGGCGCGAGCCAGGGTGAGGGCCTGGGCAACCAGTTCCTCTCGCACATCCGCGAGACCGACGCCATCGTCAACGTGGTGCGCTGCTTCGAAGACACCAACGTGATCCACGTGGCCGGCAAGGTTGACCCCATCGCCGACATCGAAGTGATCTCCACCGAGCTGGCGCTGGCCGACCTGCAGACTATCGAGAAGGCCATCCATCGCAACAACAAGACGGCGCGCTCGGGCGACAAGGAAGCGGCCAAGCTGGTGGGGCTGCTCGAACGCTGCCAGACGCACCTGGACGCAGGCCAGCCCATCCGCTCGCTGGGCCTGGATGCCGACGAGCTGTTCTCGCTCAAGTCCTTCGGTTTCATCACGGCCAAGCCGGCGATGTTCGTGGCCAACGTCAGCGACGACGGCTTTCAGAACAACCCGCTGCTCGACCGCCTGACCGACTACGCCAACAAGCAAAACGCGCCTGTGGTGGCCATCTGCGCGGCCATCGAGGCCGAGATCGCCGAGCTGGACGACGCCGACAAGGCCGCTTTCCTGGCCGACATGGGCATGAAAGAGCCCGGGCTGGATCGCCTGATCCGCGCGGGCTACGGCCTGCTGGGCCTACAGACGTATTTCACCGCCGGCGTGAAGGAAGTGCGCGCCTGGACGGTCAAGGTCGGCGCCACCGCGCCGCAGGCTGCCGGTGTCATCCACACCGACTTCGAGCGCGGCTTCATCCGCGCCCAGACAATTGCCTACGACGACTTCATTGCCTACAAGGGCGAGGCGGGTGCGAAGGAAGCGGGGAAGATGCGGGCGGAAGGGAAGGAGTATGTGGTGCAGGATGGGGATGTGATGAATTTCTTGTTTAACGTCTGA
- a CDS encoding tyrosine-type recombinase/integrase, whose translation MLTDAQCRAAKPREGIYRLNDYKGLYLEIKPNGIKAWRYRFKLNDKASWFALGDYPSVTLGEAREKCEAARKLVKEGINPVQNRQIERIKREQDSANTFEAIAKEWLGLKDWEEVTKKRRLDMLERVVFPSIGKLPVRQITPAHVLDILNKTVKRGAPTVAAEAKRTMSGVFEHAVATLRADTDPVWPVRKALPPNKTQHKRALCAEEVGQLLNDFDGHGGNFQTIKAFQLMWLTLSRPNESVQAEWAEFDLEKALWTIPALRMKARREHVVPLPTQAVEILKAMHPITGHTKFVFPNRDDRQRPMADAALRQALKKLGWAKKYSPHGTRTTGSTRLNEMGYRPDAIEAQLAHAEPNSVRRTYNHATYLDERRVMMQDWAEKLESWKAAAQEGN comes from the coding sequence ATGCTGACAGACGCCCAGTGCCGAGCCGCCAAGCCTAGAGAAGGCATCTACCGCCTCAATGACTACAAGGGGCTGTACCTAGAAATCAAACCCAACGGCATCAAGGCTTGGCGCTATCGCTTCAAGCTCAATGACAAGGCCTCGTGGTTCGCACTTGGCGACTACCCCAGCGTGACGCTCGGCGAGGCCAGAGAGAAGTGCGAGGCGGCGCGGAAGCTGGTCAAGGAGGGCATCAATCCCGTCCAGAACCGCCAGATCGAACGCATCAAGCGCGAGCAAGACTCAGCGAACACATTCGAGGCCATCGCCAAGGAGTGGCTGGGCCTGAAGGACTGGGAAGAAGTAACCAAGAAGCGCAGACTCGACATGCTGGAGCGCGTGGTCTTCCCATCGATTGGCAAGCTGCCGGTGCGTCAGATCACCCCAGCCCACGTTCTCGACATTCTCAACAAGACGGTCAAGCGCGGCGCACCCACGGTGGCAGCTGAAGCCAAGCGCACCATGTCTGGCGTCTTCGAGCATGCGGTAGCCACCCTGCGGGCCGACACAGACCCTGTTTGGCCGGTTCGCAAAGCGCTGCCGCCCAACAAGACACAACACAAGCGCGCCCTCTGCGCAGAGGAAGTCGGCCAGCTGCTGAACGACTTTGATGGACATGGCGGCAACTTCCAAACCATCAAGGCCTTCCAGCTCATGTGGCTGACGCTCAGCCGCCCGAATGAATCCGTCCAAGCAGAATGGGCCGAGTTCGACCTCGAAAAGGCGCTCTGGACCATTCCTGCACTTCGGATGAAAGCGCGGCGAGAGCACGTCGTCCCACTACCGACTCAAGCGGTCGAAATTCTCAAGGCCATGCATCCGATCACGGGGCACACGAAGTTCGTTTTCCCGAACCGCGACGACCGCCAGCGCCCAATGGCCGACGCAGCCCTGCGGCAGGCGCTCAAGAAGCTCGGCTGGGCAAAAAAGTACAGCCCGCATGGCACGCGCACCACGGGTAGCACTCGGCTCAATGAAATGGGCTACCGGCCTGACGCCATTGAGGCGCAGCTGGCACATGCTGAGCCGAACAGTGTTCGGCGCACATACAACCATGCCACCTATCTGGATGAGCGACGGGTAATGATGCAAGACTGGGCGGAAAAACTGGAGAGTTGGAAAGCAGCCGCACAAGAAGGAAATTAA
- a CDS encoding IS256 family transposase — translation MSTKKHDVPKEFLDSLLANYEKPEDLLGENGILKQLTKLIVERALDAEMTEHLGHGKNEPVENPTGNTRNGRSRKILKGEQGEMPIEVPRDRDGTFEPKLIPKHQRRWAGFDDKILSLYARGLTVREIQAHLEEMYGTEVSPSLISTVTDAVVDEVRAWQSRPLDAVYPIVYMDCLHVKVRDGAVRTKAAYIAIGINMDGDKEVLGLWLSPTEGAKFWMQVVTELRNRGVQDIFIACVDGLKGFPDAIEAVFPKTTVQLCIVHMVRNSLNYVHWKRRKEVAQDLRRIYTCATADEAETMLKEFEAAWDKQYPSISPIWQRNWARVIPFFDYPPEIRRVIYTTNAIESVNMSLRRLTRQRAAFPTDEALIKLLYLALRNISQKWTHPIRDWKAALNRFTILFGERVPSL, via the coding sequence ATGTCTACGAAGAAGCACGACGTACCGAAGGAATTTCTCGATAGCTTGCTGGCGAACTACGAGAAGCCCGAAGACCTGCTGGGCGAGAACGGGATACTCAAGCAGCTGACCAAGCTGATAGTCGAGCGGGCCCTGGATGCCGAGATGACCGAACACCTCGGTCACGGCAAGAATGAACCGGTCGAGAACCCGACGGGCAACACGCGCAACGGCCGCAGCCGCAAGATATTGAAGGGCGAGCAGGGCGAGATGCCCATCGAGGTGCCGCGCGACCGGGACGGCACTTTTGAACCGAAGCTGATCCCCAAGCACCAGCGCCGCTGGGCGGGGTTTGACGACAAGATCCTGTCGCTCTACGCGCGGGGCCTGACGGTGCGCGAGATCCAGGCACATCTGGAAGAGATGTACGGCACGGAGGTCTCGCCCAGTCTGATCTCGACGGTGACCGATGCCGTGGTCGATGAAGTGCGTGCCTGGCAGAGCCGCCCGCTCGATGCGGTCTATCCCATCGTCTACATGGACTGCCTACACGTGAAGGTGCGCGATGGCGCGGTGCGCACCAAGGCCGCCTACATTGCCATCGGCATCAACATGGACGGCGACAAGGAGGTGCTGGGCCTGTGGCTCTCGCCCACCGAAGGGGCCAAGTTCTGGATGCAGGTCGTCACGGAGCTGCGCAACCGGGGCGTGCAGGACATCTTCATCGCCTGCGTCGATGGGCTCAAGGGCTTCCCCGACGCGATCGAGGCCGTGTTCCCCAAAACGACCGTGCAGCTGTGCATCGTGCACATGGTACGCAACAGCCTGAACTACGTGCATTGGAAACGGCGCAAGGAAGTGGCCCAGGATCTGCGCCGCATCTATACCTGCGCGACGGCCGACGAGGCCGAAACCATGCTCAAGGAATTCGAGGCGGCCTGGGACAAACAATACCCATCCATCAGCCCGATCTGGCAGCGTAACTGGGCGCGCGTCATTCCTTTCTTCGATTACCCGCCGGAAATCCGCAGGGTTATCTACACGACCAACGCCATCGAATCCGTGAACATGAGCTTGCGCCGGCTGACGCGGCAACGGGCGGCGTTCCCGACCGACGAGGCGCTGATCAAACTGCTGTACCTGGCGCTGCGAAACATCAGCCAGAAATGGACGCATCCGATCCGGGATTGGAAGGCCGCGCTGAACCGATTTACCATCCTGTTCGGCGAGCGTGTCCCCTCGCTGTAA
- a CDS encoding DNA-binding transcriptional regulator gives MKKRNLFAEIAEGFDALTNARAGKQTLRTHEVEIHPAPDVTADELLALRERLHLSRPVFARYLRTNPRTLENWEQGRAKPNAQAALLIRLVEKFPDTVERLAVV, from the coding sequence ATGAAAAAGCGGAACCTGTTTGCAGAGATTGCCGAGGGCTTCGATGCCCTGACGAACGCGCGCGCCGGCAAGCAGACGCTGCGCACGCACGAGGTGGAAATCCACCCGGCGCCGGACGTGACAGCCGACGAGCTGCTGGCCCTGCGCGAGCGCCTGCACCTGTCGCGCCCGGTGTTCGCCCGTTACCTGCGCACCAACCCCCGCACCCTGGAAAACTGGGAGCAGGGCCGGGCCAAGCCCAACGCCCAGGCCGCCCTGCTGATCCGCCTGGTCGAGAAATTCCCTGACACGGTGGAACGGCTGGCAGTGGTATGA